One genomic window of Methanosarcina acetivorans C2A includes the following:
- a CDS encoding replication factor C large subunit — MMSAIEWAEKYRPRTLEDVVGNKKAVRDFRAWAEEWQSRIPETRAVILYGPAGIGKTSSAHALARDMDWDVIELNASDQRTAGVIEKIAGSAASMNTLFGSKRLIILDEADNIHGTADRGGMRAISGIIKGTLQPIVLIANDIYGLTPTIRNLCLEIKFGSVQSRSMVPALKKVCGAEGVYCSQEALLQIAENAGGDFRSAINDLQAAASGKEKLEVEDIGTAGRDVKENIFKAMQKIFKSTDCKKALESAYGLDESPEDLVHWIDENLPIQYARKDGNLEDIKTGFGYLSKADLYLGRVKKRQNYRMWRYASMLMVCGAALSKTKPYPGFIKYQQPSLWRRLGQTRSKRDMRDNIASKIGEHSFESMHYSRNNLLGLYSRMLKDEESAVEVTANLGLELEELMYLTGSAKASKKLQKIYDKAQKLLEEGKNETADPDFFKAPVPAVDNKQRTLSCPVIIQEEEEKPQKEGSAGKSDPPGPHSSERKQKTLNMGFDSLLETSEKKENSEKKENSGYLLVDDPKPAEKNLFSFSPSLLEKKNFSESVEQKTSSKPSKKGNPANNEPSKQKILDKVTPTESVQDNAGDGAKKAEPKNQKTLFDF; from the coding sequence ATGATGTCGGCAATCGAATGGGCTGAAAAATACCGACCCCGGACCCTTGAGGATGTCGTGGGGAACAAGAAAGCAGTGCGGGATTTCAGGGCATGGGCTGAGGAATGGCAGTCCCGGATTCCTGAAACGAGAGCAGTGATCCTCTACGGGCCTGCAGGGATAGGAAAGACTTCAAGTGCTCATGCTCTGGCCAGGGATATGGATTGGGATGTTATCGAACTCAATGCGAGCGACCAGAGGACTGCAGGGGTTATTGAGAAGATTGCTGGCTCTGCAGCGTCAATGAATACTCTTTTTGGGAGCAAGAGGCTCATTATCCTTGATGAGGCGGACAATATCCACGGGACTGCAGACCGGGGCGGGATGAGGGCGATTTCCGGAATCATAAAAGGAACACTTCAGCCGATTGTGCTTATTGCAAATGACATTTATGGGTTAACACCCACAATCCGGAACCTTTGCCTGGAAATAAAGTTCGGATCCGTACAGAGCCGTTCTATGGTCCCTGCTTTGAAAAAGGTCTGTGGGGCTGAGGGAGTTTATTGCAGCCAGGAAGCTCTCCTGCAGATTGCAGAAAATGCGGGAGGAGATTTCAGGAGTGCCATAAATGACCTTCAGGCTGCAGCGAGCGGGAAGGAAAAGCTCGAAGTTGAGGATATCGGGACTGCGGGCAGGGATGTCAAGGAGAATATCTTTAAGGCGATGCAGAAGATCTTTAAAAGCACTGACTGTAAAAAGGCGCTTGAATCGGCATACGGGCTTGATGAAAGTCCTGAAGACCTTGTGCACTGGATTGATGAAAATTTGCCTATCCAGTATGCTCGCAAGGACGGAAACCTCGAAGATATAAAGACGGGATTTGGCTACCTTTCAAAAGCAGACCTCTATCTGGGACGTGTAAAAAAGCGCCAGAATTACAGGATGTGGAGATATGCCAGCATGCTCATGGTCTGCGGGGCTGCCCTTTCAAAAACAAAACCGTATCCGGGCTTCATCAAATATCAGCAGCCTTCACTCTGGAGACGGCTCGGACAGACCCGTTCGAAGCGGGACATGCGGGACAATATTGCTTCGAAAATCGGGGAGCACAGTTTTGAGTCAATGCACTACTCCAGGAACAACCTCCTCGGGCTTTATTCCCGCATGCTGAAGGACGAGGAATCTGCAGTGGAAGTTACCGCAAATCTCGGACTTGAGCTTGAAGAACTGATGTACCTTACAGGAAGTGCAAAGGCAAGCAAAAAACTGCAGAAAATTTATGACAAGGCGCAGAAACTTCTTGAAGAGGGTAAGAATGAAACTGCAGACCCGGACTTTTTTAAGGCTCCTGTGCCTGCAGTGGACAACAAGCAGAGAACCCTCAGCTGCCCTGTTATAATTCAGGAGGAAGAAGAGAAACCTCAAAAGGAAGGTTCTGCCGGCAAATCTGATCCTCCTGGCCCCCACAGCTCGGAAAGAAAGCAGAAAACCCTTAACATGGGATTTGACTCCCTGCTTGAGACCTCCGAAAAGAAAGAAAATTCGGAGAAAAAAGAGAATTCCGGGTATCTACTGGTGGATGATCCGAAACCTGCAGAAAAGAATTTATTTTCTTTTTCCCCCTCTCTGCTGGAAAAGAAAAACTTTTCCGAATCTGTAGAGCAGAAAACCTCCTCTAAGCCTTCGAAAAAGGGGAATCCGGCTAACAATGAGCCTTCAAAACAAAAGATATTGGATAAAGTTACACCTACCGAAAGTGTGCAGGATAATGCAGGAGATGGGGCAAAGAAAGCCGAGCCTAAAAACCAGAAGACACTTTTTGACTTTTAA
- a CDS encoding winged helix-turn-helix domain-containing protein, translating to MLPTKRYALIYFESVDSYKDYFESTVGEELVLKRRSRTDIAVDILRVAMNGAKKTHIVYEVNLNFNIAQKYLEMLKEKELIRHENGVFITTDKGKVFQEMAKELKL from the coding sequence TTGTTACCTACAAAAAGATACGCTTTAATATATTTTGAAAGCGTTGACTCTTACAAAGATTATTTTGAATCTACAGTGGGGGAGGAGTTAGTATTGAAGAGAAGAAGCAGGACGGATATAGCAGTAGATATTTTAAGAGTTGCGATGAACGGGGCAAAGAAAACACATATCGTATATGAGGTAAATCTTAACTTTAACATTGCTCAGAAGTATCTTGAAATGTTAAAGGAAAAAGAGCTTATCAGGCACGAAAACGGTGTTTTCATTACAACAGATAAAGGGAAAGTTTTCCAGGAAATGGCTAAAGAGCTTAAACTTTAA
- a CDS encoding flavodoxin family protein — protein MAMRALFLNCTLKKSPQISNTRALVDKAVIIFKELGVESEVIRIVDHNVAFGISSDEGNGDEWPFILHKIKACDILVIATPIWFGVLSSVSKLVIERLDGTYMEGDPETGQYPLYGKVTGVIVTGNEDGAHDVCSTILFSLTHLGCTVPPNVDCYWVGDAGPGPSYIDAGGDKHLYTNRTVRYMAHNLVYFAKLLKENPIPTNLKKLDEEARKVSN, from the coding sequence ATGGCGATGAGGGCACTTTTTTTGAACTGCACACTGAAAAAATCACCTCAAATCTCGAACACCCGCGCGCTTGTGGATAAGGCTGTGATAATTTTTAAAGAGCTTGGGGTTGAAAGTGAGGTCATAAGGATTGTTGACCACAATGTAGCCTTCGGAATTTCTTCAGATGAAGGAAACGGCGATGAATGGCCTTTTATCCTTCACAAAATTAAAGCCTGCGATATCCTTGTTATAGCAACTCCCATCTGGTTTGGGGTACTCTCTTCGGTATCCAAGCTGGTAATAGAGAGGCTGGATGGGACATATATGGAAGGAGATCCCGAAACCGGGCAGTATCCCCTCTACGGAAAGGTTACAGGAGTCATCGTTACAGGAAACGAAGACGGAGCACACGATGTATGTTCAACCATACTCTTCAGCCTTACACACCTCGGTTGTACCGTTCCTCCAAATGTGGACTGTTACTGGGTGGGAGATGCGGGTCCCGGGCCCAGTTATATAGATGCAGGAGGGGATAAGCACCTTTATACTAACCGGACAGTAAGATATATGGCACATAATCTTGTATACTTCGCAAAACTTCTAAAAGAAAATCCTATCCCTACCAATTTAAAAAAGCTTGACGAGGAGGCTAGGAAGGTAAGTAACTGA
- a CDS encoding CDC48 family AAA ATPase, whose amino-acid sequence MTEEDKSTIKLKVAEADQRDVGKGIVRIDERFREKLGLKPFDVVEIKGGKSTSALIGRPYPSDAGLDIIRMDGLIRTNAKTSIGEYVDIRKADWKEAKSVTFAPVAQGMQIYAPSETLKAVFMNRTVSKGDFISTTSLRRSRERETFGKGVMFEDFFQDFFGQGFGPSFGLGEIKLQVVSTAPAGIVKITDMTQVELLPEAMEIISEQNIPTVMYEDLGGLKDAISKVREMIELPLKHPELFDRLGIDAPKGVLLQGPPGTGKTMLAKAVANESDAYFISINGPEIMSKYYGESERAIREIFEDAEKNAPAIIFLDEIDSIAPKRAEVTGEVERRVVAQLLSLMDGLKARKNVIVIGATNRPEALDIALRRPGRFDREIELRVPDTEGRLEIFQIHTRGMPLADNVNLMDFAQITYGFVGADIAALCREAAMSALRRILPKINLNEPEISKEILDALQVTREDFENALKDVQPSAIREILIEVPNVSWEDVGGLERVKELLKEVVEWPLKNPESYRDIGVEAPKGVLLYGPPGTGKTLLAKAIAHESDANFITAKGSDLLSKWYGESEKRIAEVFTRARQVAPSIIFLDELDSLAPIRGTSVGEPQVTARILNQLLSEMDGLEELRAVVVIGATNRPDIIDPALLRPGRFDELILVPVPDEGARREIFRVHTKNMALAEDVDIEKLVSFTDQYTGADIAAVCKKAGRHALREDLHAKKVRQKHFLQAIEETGPSVTPDTMKYYEAIKGELRKRKSKEIENPYYV is encoded by the coding sequence TTGACTGAAGAGGATAAATCGACTATAAAACTTAAGGTTGCAGAAGCCGATCAAAGGGATGTCGGAAAAGGGATTGTCCGAATCGACGAAAGATTCAGGGAAAAACTTGGCCTGAAGCCCTTTGATGTTGTGGAGATTAAAGGAGGGAAATCAACTTCCGCCCTTATAGGCCGTCCTTATCCCAGTGATGCCGGGCTTGATATCATCCGCATGGACGGACTAATCCGCACCAATGCAAAAACCAGTATAGGGGAATATGTGGACATCCGCAAAGCAGACTGGAAAGAGGCAAAGAGTGTAACCTTTGCTCCTGTAGCCCAGGGCATGCAGATCTATGCCCCAAGTGAAACCCTCAAAGCCGTATTTATGAACCGCACGGTTTCAAAAGGGGATTTCATTTCCACCACAAGCCTCAGAAGGTCCAGGGAAAGGGAGACTTTTGGGAAAGGGGTCATGTTTGAAGATTTCTTTCAGGACTTTTTCGGGCAAGGCTTCGGACCATCTTTCGGGCTTGGAGAAATTAAACTACAGGTAGTGTCTACCGCTCCTGCGGGAATAGTTAAGATTACGGATATGACACAGGTAGAGCTCCTGCCGGAAGCTATGGAAATAATCTCCGAACAAAATATCCCTACTGTTATGTATGAGGACCTGGGAGGGCTCAAGGACGCCATCAGCAAGGTAAGGGAAATGATAGAACTGCCCCTGAAACACCCTGAGCTCTTTGACAGGCTTGGAATCGATGCTCCGAAGGGTGTACTGCTGCAAGGCCCACCCGGAACGGGCAAGACGATGCTTGCAAAAGCAGTTGCTAACGAGTCGGATGCCTATTTCATTTCCATCAACGGCCCGGAGATAATGTCCAAATACTACGGGGAATCCGAGAGGGCAATTCGGGAGATCTTTGAGGATGCCGAAAAGAATGCGCCTGCAATTATCTTCCTGGATGAAATTGACTCGATCGCCCCTAAGAGGGCTGAAGTGACCGGAGAAGTAGAAAGGAGAGTCGTTGCCCAGCTTCTTTCCCTGATGGACGGGCTTAAGGCCCGCAAGAATGTTATTGTCATAGGGGCAACCAACCGTCCTGAAGCCCTTGACATTGCACTCCGCCGTCCGGGAAGGTTTGATAGGGAAATTGAACTGAGGGTTCCGGATACGGAAGGAAGGCTTGAGATTTTCCAGATCCACACAAGGGGTATGCCTCTTGCCGATAATGTTAACCTGATGGACTTTGCCCAAATAACCTACGGGTTTGTGGGGGCCGACATTGCTGCACTCTGCAGGGAAGCAGCCATGAGTGCACTTAGACGGATTTTGCCGAAAATTAACCTCAACGAACCTGAAATTTCAAAAGAGATCCTTGATGCCCTGCAAGTCACAAGGGAAGACTTTGAAAATGCCCTGAAAGATGTCCAGCCATCAGCCATAAGAGAAATCCTGATAGAGGTCCCCAATGTCAGCTGGGAAGATGTGGGCGGTCTTGAAAGAGTAAAAGAGCTTCTGAAAGAGGTTGTGGAATGGCCTCTGAAGAACCCTGAGTCATACAGGGATATAGGGGTTGAAGCTCCTAAAGGCGTGCTCCTGTATGGGCCTCCGGGTACCGGAAAGACCCTGCTTGCAAAAGCCATTGCCCACGAGTCCGATGCCAATTTTATAACTGCCAAGGGCAGCGACCTGCTTTCCAAATGGTATGGAGAGTCCGAAAAGAGGATTGCAGAAGTCTTTACGCGGGCAAGGCAGGTTGCTCCATCCATTATTTTCCTTGACGAACTTGATTCGCTTGCTCCTATCCGCGGGACTTCCGTAGGCGAGCCTCAGGTTACAGCCAGGATCCTTAACCAGCTACTCTCCGAGATGGACGGGCTTGAAGAACTCAGGGCTGTTGTAGTAATAGGGGCAACCAACCGACCTGACATAATAGACCCTGCCCTGCTCAGACCCGGGCGTTTTGATGAGCTGATCCTTGTCCCTGTTCCGGATGAGGGAGCCCGCAGGGAAATTTTCAGGGTCCATACAAAAAATATGGCACTTGCAGAGGATGTTGATATTGAAAAACTCGTTTCTTTTACAGACCAGTATACAGGTGCCGACATTGCAGCTGTGTGTAAAAAAGCAGGACGGCATGCGCTGCGGGAGGATCTGCACGCAAAAAAAGTCAGACAGAAACACTTCCTGCAAGCGATTGAAGAAACGGGACCATCGGTCACTCCTGATACGATGAAATACTATGAGGCAATAAAGGGGGAACTGAGAAAAAGGAAGTCTAAGGAAATAGAAAATCCCTATTATGTATAA
- a CDS encoding transposase yields the protein MGKGNIAIDKSMIKTIVDGKIIIPLPKVLVGNRYYPMFSIFSPTQCDSCGSKLHVNSHHTRFIISRYGTISLNVTYWLCPTCKKHYHDQVIGVQGSANYSSEYYDTQINVRYDGRCSLHNSRRIGETYTEGVINVCGRAPCPTSLWLYEQKLAKLSKQELLNQGVSFEETLYVDGNWIKNGWKKKLEEFIGTKLTKKEWKKMRYKSVYVVATKEKVILDFEVTERLPTIEALMPLFIRIKNRFPEDKIKKIVSDEDKAIIGAVKMVFPEVTHSFCVFHQLKNVSKRYYEEFSSIEEIPDNDKITYNEISQLILSDTVISAVAHIQKIREFNSDLELSEASHKAISYAEEIFSKNVSFLKKGFTPETDNTMEQIFSLICDIVDKARSFKTNNGLTNFCYNLFTFFNKRCFSTGKWKGFSPLMRARFQYG from the coding sequence GGAAATCGATACTATCCCATGTTCTCTATATTCTCCCCTACTCAGTGTGATAGTTGTGGAAGTAAATTACATGTTAACTCTCATCACACTCGTTTTATTATATCACGTTACGGCACTATATCTCTCAATGTTACATACTGGCTTTGTCCCACTTGTAAGAAACATTATCATGATCAGGTTATTGGTGTTCAGGGTTCTGCAAATTACAGTTCTGAATATTATGATACACAAATAAATGTCAGATACGATGGACGATGCAGTCTGCACAATTCTCGGCGAATTGGGGAAACATATACAGAAGGAGTAATAAATGTCTGTGGAAGAGCTCCTTGTCCCACTTCATTGTGGTTATATGAACAGAAACTAGCAAAACTTTCAAAGCAAGAACTTTTGAACCAAGGAGTTAGCTTTGAAGAAACATTGTATGTTGATGGGAATTGGATCAAGAATGGATGGAAAAAAAAGCTTGAAGAATTTATTGGAACGAAACTCACAAAGAAAGAATGGAAAAAAATGCGATATAAATCTGTTTACGTTGTTGCTACCAAAGAGAAGGTCATTTTAGATTTTGAAGTAACTGAGAGGTTACCAACAATTGAGGCTCTGATGCCTCTTTTTATACGAATAAAGAACCGATTTCCTGAAGATAAAATCAAAAAGATTGTTTCTGATGAGGATAAAGCGATCATTGGAGCCGTAAAAATGGTCTTTCCTGAAGTGACTCATTCTTTTTGTGTGTTTCATCAATTAAAAAACGTTAGTAAGAGGTATTATGAGGAATTCAGTTCTATTGAAGAGATTCCAGATAACGATAAGATTACCTACAATGAGATATCTCAATTGATACTTTCTGATACGGTTATCAGTGCTGTTGCGCATATTCAGAAGATACGAGAATTTAACTCTGATCTTGAACTTTCTGAAGCGTCTCATAAAGCGATTTCTTATGCCGAAGAGATTTTCAGCAAGAATGTGAGCTTCTTGAAAAAAGGTTTTACACCTGAGACAGATAATACAATGGAACAGATATTTTCTTTGATATGTGATATAGTAGACAAAGCGAGGTCATTCAAAACCAATAATGGACTAACTAATTTTTGTTACAATCTATTTACTTTTTTCAACAAACGGTGTTTCAGCACTGGAAAATGGAAAGGTTTCTCACCTTTAATGAGAGCAAGATTCCAATATGGATAA